The proteins below come from a single Armatimonadota bacterium genomic window:
- a CDS encoding cytochrome c3 family protein yields the protein MKRTAGIIAICVLAAIAVLAIPAFGREGLPGYAGIKVCNMCHQRTHAEIVKAQPGTPHACALWAVSAHGGDLKLVGDFSTAPGFKQGDVAYVLGKGERYQAYLSKDLKALPGEWDVHDKKWAPLAAEDARKSCLGCHTTGYDAAAGQWSDAGVSCEACHGPGADHMKSKDKLASIVRPKQLAPERQAMTCGRCHARGKDADGLPFAAGFMPGEDLSQKFTLDAETELGARYTQYNDLVRSKHLAQGVTCTTCHEPHGVGAQAHQLRKPADELCAGCHPAANLTGAQHAAAKDCVRCHMPKGSHRFEKPQG from the coding sequence GTGAAGAGGACGGCTGGAATTATCGCCATTTGCGTGCTCGCGGCGATCGCGGTCTTGGCTATACCCGCGTTCGGGCGGGAGGGCCTGCCGGGTTATGCGGGCATCAAGGTCTGCAACATGTGCCATCAGCGCACCCATGCGGAGATCGTCAAGGCGCAGCCGGGCACGCCCCACGCGTGCGCCCTGTGGGCCGTCTCCGCCCATGGTGGGGACTTGAAGCTGGTCGGCGATTTCTCCACCGCCCCCGGCTTCAAGCAGGGCGACGTCGCCTATGTCTTGGGCAAGGGAGAGCGCTACCAGGCCTACCTCAGCAAGGACCTCAAGGCGCTGCCGGGCGAGTGGGATGTCCACGATAAGAAGTGGGCGCCGCTCGCGGCCGAGGACGCGCGCAAGTCGTGCTTGGGATGCCACACCACCGGCTATGACGCGGCGGCGGGGCAGTGGAGCGACGCGGGGGTGAGCTGTGAAGCCTGTCACGGCCCCGGCGCCGATCACATGAAGAGCAAGGACAAGCTCGCCTCCATCGTCCGCCCCAAGCAGCTTGCGCCCGAACGGCAGGCGATGACCTGCGGCCGGTGTCACGCCCGCGGCAAGGACGCCGACGGGCTACCGTTTGCCGCTGGGTTCATGCCGGGCGAGGACCTGTCGCAGAAGTTCACCCTCGACGCCGAGACCGAGCTCGGCGCGCGCTATACCCAGTACAACGACCTGGTGCGAAGCAAGCACCTCGCGCAGGGCGTCACCTGCACCACCTGCCACGAGCCCCACGGCGTGGGCGCGCAGGCGCATCAATTGCGCAAGCCGGCCGACGAGTTGTGCGCGGGCTGCCACCCCGCCGCCAATCTGACCGGAGCGCAGCACGCCGCGGCCAAGGACTGCGTACGCTGCCACATGCCCAAGGGCAGCCACCGCTTCGAGAAGCCGCAAGGGTAG